A stretch of the Lactuca sativa cultivar Salinas chromosome 9, Lsat_Salinas_v11, whole genome shotgun sequence genome encodes the following:
- the LOC111920968 gene encoding uncharacterized protein LOC111920968 — MARSFSNAKRLSSFFGDQLSVVISKRGLAAAPQSGALGGGAAMMKKGGEESSKSASRLPDPAVTGNLRPEFRSNQVYSFLNYTHPFSSHVNVYKSQNPSMFSFYNRFATVAAPYVASPSASHARPLSPHLSIYKPQSSSMFSISNRIAACFLSAVSLLFYLICMKTGLICFTYNSFYQIFFGLAGFTELICYSSIPLILLHILHAVKH; from the exons ATGGCTCGCTCGTTCTCGAACGCTAAGCGCCTCTCATCTTTCTTCGGCGACCAGCTTTCCGTTGTTATTTCCAA GCGTGGACTTGCTGCTGCCCCACAGAGCGGTGCATTGGGCGGTGGCGCTGCAATGATGAAGAAAGGAGGTGAAGAATCGTCGAAATCGGCTTCTAGACTTCCAGATCCTGCTGTAACCGGGAACCTCAGGCCAGAATTCCGATCGAACCAGGTTTACTCTTTTTTGAACTACACCCATCCGTTCTCTTCTCATGTGAATGTTTACAAGTCACAGAACCCTTCGATGTTCTCCTTTTACAATAGATTCGCTACGGTTGCGGCTCCGTATGTTGCGAGCCCCTCAGCTAGTCACGCTCGCCCTTTATCTCCCCATCTTTCTATCTATAAGCCGCAGTCTTCTTCGATGTTTTCCATTTCTAATAGGATCGCTGCGTGCTTTCTATCCGCCGTGTCATTGTTGTTCTATCTTATCTGTATGAAAACTGGTTTGATTTGCTTCACCTACAATAGTTTCTATCAAATCTTCTTTGGATTGGCTGGGTTCACCGAGTTGATTTGCTATTCCTCAATTCCTCTCATCCTTCTCCACATCCTCCATGCAGTGAAGCACTAA